A region of Acidimicrobiales bacterium DNA encodes the following proteins:
- a CDS encoding AAA family ATPase, which yields MERLSAALSGAVIVVTGPPGAGKSTVSAELVTRADRGVLIDGDSFFESVKAGWIAPWLPESNRQNETVIDALGAAASRFARGDYAVVVDGIIGPWFLDRFRVEVASPLQYVVVRPTRTAAFARAAHRPPRSGDNPEAVAKMYDEFESLGVFERCVVDNSMHTVDETVDAIVKGLQEGVFRV from the coding sequence GTGGAACGGTTGTCTGCGGCGCTGTCCGGCGCCGTCATCGTCGTGACGGGCCCACCGGGCGCCGGCAAGTCGACGGTGAGCGCCGAGTTGGTGACCCGGGCCGATCGAGGCGTGCTGATCGACGGCGACTCGTTCTTCGAGTCGGTGAAGGCGGGGTGGATCGCGCCCTGGTTGCCGGAATCGAACCGGCAAAACGAGACGGTGATCGACGCGCTGGGCGCGGCCGCGTCCCGGTTCGCGCGGGGCGATTATGCGGTCGTGGTCGACGGCATCATCGGGCCGTGGTTTCTCGACCGTTTCCGCGTCGAGGTTGCGTCACCGCTGCAGTATGTCGTCGTCCGGCCAACGCGCACCGCCGCGTTCGCGCGCGCCGCGCACCGGCCGCCGCGATCGGGCGACAACCCTGAGGCGGTGGCGAAGATGTACGACGAGTTCGAGTCACTCGGCGTCTTCGAACGCTGCGTCGTCGACAACTCGATGCACACGGTCGACGAGACCGTCGACGCCATCGTGAAGGGATTGCAGGAAGGCGTGTTCCGGGTTTGA
- a CDS encoding low affinity iron permease family protein gives MAPKSKHVKMPSEVSDDVGIFDRFAGAAALLASRALFFIFCVLLVLIWFPSILLIRSVDTWQLIINTATTIITFLMVALLQNSQTRADQAVQHKLNAIADALADLMRASASRDGNDQLKKDVEELQDAVGLEAHESTSHNAA, from the coding sequence GTGGCACCGAAATCGAAGCACGTGAAGATGCCCTCCGAGGTGTCCGACGACGTCGGCATCTTCGACCGCTTCGCCGGCGCTGCCGCGCTGTTGGCCAGTCGGGCGCTCTTCTTCATCTTCTGCGTGCTTTTGGTCCTCATCTGGTTCCCGTCGATCCTGCTCATCCGCAGCGTCGACACGTGGCAGCTGATTATCAACACCGCCACGACGATCATCACCTTCCTCATGGTGGCGCTGCTGCAGAACAGCCAGACCCGCGCGGATCAGGCGGTGCAGCACAAACTCAACGCCATTGCCGACGCGCTGGCCGATCTCATGCGCGCCTCGGCGAGCCGCGACGGCAACGATCAGTTGAAGAAGGACGTCGAGGAGTTGCAGGACGCAGTCGGACTCGAAGCACATGAGAGCACGTCGCACAACGCGGCGTAG